A single Pseudomonas brassicacearum DNA region contains:
- the yacG gene encoding DNA gyrase inhibitor YacG, with translation MSQTPTVDCPTCGAPVEWSPESKFRPFCSDRCKLIDLGAWASEEHKIPVSPDAEDELFSEDFEQRH, from the coding sequence ATGAGCCAAACCCCAACCGTTGATTGCCCAACCTGTGGCGCCCCTGTGGAATGGAGCCCGGAGAGCAAATTCCGGCCGTTCTGCTCTGATCGCTGCAAATTGATCGACCTCGGCGCCTGGGCGTCGGAAGAACACAAGATTCCGGTCAGCCCCGACGCCGAGGACGAGCTGTTCAGCGAAGACTTCGAGCAACGCCACTAA
- a CDS encoding prepilin peptidase: MPLSEFFVLYPLAFVLVAALLGLIIGSFLNVLVWRLPKMLNREWRLQAHDLLGLPAEPPGPVYNLMLPHSQCPHCGHRIRAWENIPVLSYLMLRGRCSSCAAPIGRRYPLTEVACGALSAFVAWHFGFGWHAAVVMVLTWGLLGMSLIDAEHQLLPDTLVLPLLWLGLIVNSFGLFVSLNQAMWGAVAGYLALWSVFWVFKLITGKEGMGYGDFKLLAMLGAWGGWQILPLTLLLSSLVGAVLGVIVLRLRDAPGSTQIPFGPYLAIAGWIALLWGGQITDFYWQSVGF; encoded by the coding sequence ATGCCCCTGAGCGAATTCTTCGTGCTGTATCCCCTGGCTTTCGTGCTCGTTGCAGCATTGCTCGGCCTGATCATCGGCAGCTTCCTCAACGTGCTGGTGTGGCGCCTGCCGAAGATGCTCAACCGCGAATGGCGCCTGCAGGCCCACGACCTGCTGGGCCTGCCGGCCGAACCCCCGGGCCCGGTCTACAACCTGATGCTGCCCCACTCCCAGTGCCCACACTGCGGTCATCGCATCCGCGCCTGGGAGAACATCCCCGTACTCAGCTACTTGATGCTGCGCGGCCGCTGTTCGAGCTGCGCCGCGCCCATTGGCAGGCGTTACCCCCTGACCGAAGTGGCCTGCGGGGCGTTATCGGCGTTCGTCGCCTGGCATTTCGGCTTTGGCTGGCACGCCGCGGTGGTGATGGTGTTGACCTGGGGCCTGCTGGGCATGAGCCTGATCGACGCCGAACATCAATTGCTGCCCGATACCCTGGTGCTGCCGTTGTTGTGGCTGGGCTTGATCGTCAACAGCTTCGGGCTGTTCGTGTCCTTGAACCAGGCAATGTGGGGTGCGGTGGCCGGCTATCTGGCGCTGTGGTCGGTTTTCTGGGTGTTCAAGCTGATCACCGGCAAGGAAGGCATGGGCTATGGCGATTTCAAGCTGCTGGCGATGCTTGGCGCCTGGGGTGGCTGGCAGATCCTGCCGCTGACGCTGCTGTTGTCGTCGCTGGTGGGTGCCGTTCTTGGGGTGATTGTACTGCGCTTGCGTGATGCTCCCGGGTCGACGCAGATCCCTTTCGGGCCTTATCTGGCCATTGCCGGCTGGATTGCCTTGCTCTGGGGTGGTCAAATAACCGACTTCTATTGGCAGTCTGTCGGTTTCTAA
- a CDS encoding type II secretion system F family protein, whose translation MAVKAVKTDVYTWEGKDRKGTKMTGELTGQSPALVKAQLRKQGINPQKVRKKSTSIFSKGKRIKPLDIALFTRQMATMLKAGVPLLQAFDIIGEGFDNPNMRKLVDEVKQEVAAGNSFAAALRKCPQYFDELYCNLVDAGEQAGALDTLLDRVATYKEKSEALKAKIKKAMTYPAAVVLVAAVVTGILLVKVVPQFESVFSGFGAQLPAFTVMVIGLSEFMQQWWWMLLGGLAGAFFGVKYALRRSERFRDWRDKWLLKLPLIGTLLYKSAVARYARTLSTTFAAGVPLVEALDSVSGATGNVVFKRAVQRIKQEVSTGMQLNFSMRASGIFPNLAVQMTAIGEESGALDDMLDKVASFYEAEVDNLVDNLTSLMEPFIMVVLGVVVGGLVVAMYLPIFQLGSAI comes from the coding sequence ATGGCGGTCAAGGCAGTCAAAACCGATGTTTACACTTGGGAAGGCAAGGACCGCAAAGGCACGAAAATGACCGGCGAGCTGACGGGCCAGAGCCCGGCCCTGGTCAAGGCACAGCTGCGCAAGCAAGGCATCAACCCGCAGAAGGTGCGCAAGAAATCCACCTCGATATTCAGCAAGGGCAAGCGCATCAAGCCGCTGGATATCGCCCTCTTCACCCGCCAGATGGCGACGATGCTCAAGGCCGGCGTACCGCTGTTGCAGGCGTTCGACATCATTGGCGAAGGCTTCGACAACCCCAACATGCGCAAGCTGGTGGACGAGGTGAAGCAGGAAGTCGCCGCCGGCAACAGCTTCGCCGCAGCGCTGCGCAAGTGCCCGCAATATTTCGACGAGCTGTACTGCAACCTGGTGGACGCCGGCGAACAGGCCGGTGCCCTGGATACCCTGCTGGACCGGGTCGCGACCTACAAGGAAAAGAGCGAAGCGCTCAAGGCCAAGATCAAGAAAGCCATGACCTATCCTGCGGCCGTGGTCCTCGTTGCCGCCGTGGTCACGGGGATTCTGCTGGTCAAGGTGGTGCCGCAGTTCGAATCGGTATTTTCCGGGTTCGGCGCGCAATTGCCGGCCTTCACGGTGATGGTCATCGGCCTGTCGGAATTCATGCAGCAGTGGTGGTGGATGTTGCTTGGCGGGTTGGCAGGGGCTTTTTTTGGTGTGAAGTACGCGCTCAGGCGTTCGGAGCGCTTTCGCGACTGGCGCGACAAATGGCTGCTCAAGCTGCCGCTGATAGGCACCTTGCTGTACAAGTCCGCCGTGGCTCGCTACGCCCGTACGCTTTCCACCACCTTCGCCGCCGGCGTGCCACTGGTGGAGGCCCTCGATTCGGTGTCTGGCGCCACCGGCAACGTGGTGTTCAAACGTGCCGTGCAACGCATCAAGCAGGAAGTCTCGACCGGCATGCAGTTGAATTTCTCCATGCGCGCCTCAGGGATCTTTCCGAACCTGGCGGTCCAGATGACCGCCATTGGCGAGGAATCCGGCGCGCTGGACGACATGCTCGACAAGGTGGCGAGCTTTTATGAGGCCGAGGTGGACAATCTGGTGGACAACCTCACCAGCCTGATGGAACCCTTCATCATGGTGGTCCTGGGGGTGGTCGTCGGTGGCCTGGTGGTTGCCATGTACCTGCCCATCTTTCAACTTGGCTCTGCGATCTGA
- a CDS encoding MOSC domain-containing protein, with the protein MSPLQELIAAVPQQGRVRWIGVRPQGRAPMIELDAVEARLEAGLTGDHARPGVRNARQVTLIQWEHLAVIGSLMGRPEDRPVLPQELRRNIVVSGINLFSLKGRRFRIGQAIFETTGWCQPCARLERNLGEGTFQAVRGHGGITARVLKSGIIRLDDSLVVDPVPASGYAAFNAG; encoded by the coding sequence GTGAGCCCTTTGCAGGAACTGATCGCCGCCGTGCCCCAGCAAGGCCGCGTACGCTGGATTGGCGTACGACCCCAGGGTCGTGCGCCCATGATCGAACTGGACGCCGTGGAGGCCCGCCTGGAAGCCGGACTGACCGGCGATCATGCCCGCCCCGGTGTGCGCAATGCGCGACAAGTGACGCTGATCCAATGGGAGCACCTGGCCGTGATCGGCTCGCTGATGGGCCGTCCCGAAGACCGCCCCGTGCTGCCACAGGAGCTGCGACGCAATATCGTGGTCAGCGGCATCAATCTGTTCAGCCTCAAGGGCCGGCGCTTCCGTATCGGCCAAGCCATCTTTGAAACCACCGGCTGGTGCCAGCCTTGTGCCCGATTGGAGAGAAACCTCGGCGAAGGTACGTTCCAGGCCGTACGCGGCCATGGCGGAATCACGGCCCGGGTGTTAAAAAGTGGAATCATTCGCCTGGACGACAGCCTGGTCGTCGACCCCGTTCCGGCGAGCGGCTACGCTGCTTTCAATGCCGGCTAG
- a CDS encoding DUF3094 domain-containing protein, whose protein sequence is MTSRLNPEDQKHVEEYLQLSQHRVERRPFRPWMLLVVVLAVTIGLGLLSRLISYLTL, encoded by the coding sequence ATGACCAGCCGCCTGAACCCAGAAGACCAGAAGCATGTCGAAGAGTACCTGCAACTGTCCCAGCACCGAGTCGAGCGCCGGCCTTTCCGGCCGTGGATGCTCCTGGTGGTGGTACTGGCCGTGACCATCGGCCTGGGCCTGTTGAGCCGACTGATCAGTTACCTGACGCTATGA
- a CDS encoding energy-coupling factor ABC transporter permease: MIGAELLSPQTQALGWLVYVPVLVWAVSRAPWVELFTDSRRQHLLFGTVLALFMLWLVRRDFDTGVSYHFIGMTAVTLLLDWPLAILGGLCAQLALVLLGRQDMAALGVNGALLILLPVLVTECCAILVERAQPRNLFVYIFCSGFLAAALSALACLLLGLGLLWHDGIFAMPYWLEDFVGYLWLIIFPEAFINGMVISALVVFSPEWLETFNRTRYLSAPWNDDDKP; encoded by the coding sequence ATGATCGGTGCCGAATTGCTCTCACCACAGACCCAGGCGCTCGGCTGGCTGGTTTATGTGCCAGTGTTGGTCTGGGCTGTGTCGCGGGCGCCGTGGGTCGAATTATTCACCGACAGCCGGCGCCAGCATTTGCTATTTGGCACAGTGTTGGCGCTGTTCATGTTGTGGCTGGTGCGACGGGATTTCGACACGGGTGTTTCGTATCACTTTATCGGCATGACCGCCGTGACGCTGCTGCTGGACTGGCCGCTGGCGATCCTCGGTGGCCTGTGCGCGCAGCTTGCGCTGGTGCTGCTGGGCCGTCAGGACATGGCTGCGTTGGGGGTCAACGGTGCGCTGCTGATCCTGTTGCCGGTGCTGGTCACCGAGTGTTGCGCGATCCTGGTGGAGCGCGCCCAGCCGCGCAATCTGTTCGTGTACATCTTCTGTTCGGGGTTTCTCGCGGCCGCGCTTTCGGCGTTGGCGTGCCTGCTGCTGGGGCTTGGCCTGCTGTGGCACGACGGTATATTCGCCATGCCTTACTGGTTGGAAGATTTTGTCGGCTACCTCTGGCTGATCATCTTCCCCGAGGCCTTCATCAACGGCATGGTGATCAGTGCGTTGGTGGTGTTCAGTCCCGAATGGCTGGAGACCTTCAATCGCACGCGCTACCTGTCGGCCCCGTGGAACGATGATGACAAGCCTTGA
- the coaE gene encoding dephospho-CoA kinase (Dephospho-CoA kinase (CoaE) performs the final step in coenzyme A biosynthesis.) — MNTPLEKPWILGLTGGIGSGKSAAAQHFIDLGVHVIDADHAARWVVEPGRPALAKIAEHFGPGVLQADGALDRAALRKLIFENADERRWLEALLHPLIAEEIAHHLAQAQSPYAILVSPLLIESGQYAMTQRILVVDAPEQLQIERTLQRDQTSEQQVQAILKAQSSRQDRLSHADDVVVNDRDLAWLHSEVERLHHFYLTLRGGQS, encoded by the coding sequence ATGAATACCCCTTTGGAAAAACCCTGGATTCTCGGCCTGACCGGTGGCATCGGCAGCGGCAAGAGCGCAGCGGCCCAGCACTTCATCGACCTGGGCGTGCACGTCATCGACGCCGATCATGCGGCGCGTTGGGTGGTGGAGCCCGGGCGCCCGGCGCTGGCGAAAATCGCCGAGCACTTCGGCCCCGGCGTATTGCAGGCCGACGGCGCCCTGGACCGGGCGGCGCTGCGCAAGCTGATCTTCGAGAATGCCGATGAACGCCGCTGGCTCGAGGCGCTGCTGCATCCGCTGATCGCCGAGGAAATCGCCCATCATCTGGCCCAGGCACAATCGCCCTATGCAATCCTGGTATCGCCGCTGCTGATCGAGTCAGGGCAGTACGCCATGACCCAGCGGATCCTGGTGGTCGATGCGCCGGAACAACTGCAGATCGAACGTACGTTGCAGCGCGACCAGACCAGCGAGCAACAGGTCCAGGCGATTCTCAAGGCCCAGTCCAGCCGCCAGGATCGCCTGAGCCATGCCGACGACGTGGTGGTCAACGATCGCGACCTCGCCTGGCTGCACAGCGAGGTCGAGCGCCTGCATCACTTTTACCTTACTTTGCGTGGAGGCCAATCATGA
- the pilB gene encoding type IV-A pilus assembly ATPase PilB codes for MNDIALSGLTKQLVLAELLTEQSAQQAYQQAQRSRIPLVSYLVQNQLVQSRQIAEIASEHFGVALLDLNSLDKEAQPSGLVSEKLVRQHHALPLWRRGNKLFVGISDPTNHQAINDIQFSTGLTTEAILVEDDKLSDAIEKFFESSSTGLEGMGDVDLDGLDIESIDDTRQESIAGQDTDDAPVVRFVNKMLLDAIKGGSSDLHFEPYEKIYRVRVRTDGILREVARPPIQLANRIAARLKVMASLDISERRKPQDGRLKMRLSKTKSIDFRVNTLPTLWGEKVVIRILDPSSAQMGIDALGYEPDQKDLYMAALKQPQGLILVTGPTGSGKTVSLYTGLNILNTVDINISTAEDPVEINMEGINQVNVNPRQGLDFAHALRSFLRQDPDVIMVGEIRDLETAEIAIKAAQTGHLVLSTLHTNSAAETLIRLQNMGIPGFNIATAVHLIIAQRLARKLCSHCKTAIEIPEEALLKEGFPRERIGTFTIYEPVGCEQCNHGYKGRVGVYEVVKNTPELQRLIMAEGNSLEIDLQMRKDGFNDLRTSGLLKVMQGVTSLEEINRVTKD; via the coding sequence ATGAATGACATCGCCCTCAGCGGCCTGACCAAGCAATTGGTGTTGGCCGAACTGCTCACCGAGCAAAGTGCGCAACAGGCGTATCAACAGGCCCAACGCAGCCGCATCCCCCTGGTCAGCTATCTGGTGCAGAACCAACTGGTGCAGAGCCGCCAGATCGCCGAGATCGCCTCGGAGCATTTCGGCGTTGCCCTGCTGGACCTCAACAGCCTGGACAAAGAAGCCCAACCCAGCGGCCTGGTCAGCGAAAAACTGGTGCGCCAGCATCACGCCCTGCCGCTGTGGCGGCGTGGCAACAAATTGTTCGTGGGCATCTCCGACCCCACCAATCACCAGGCCATCAATGACATCCAGTTCAGCACCGGCCTGACCACCGAAGCCATCCTGGTGGAGGACGACAAGCTCAGCGACGCCATCGAAAAGTTCTTCGAATCCAGCAGCACCGGCCTGGAAGGCATGGGCGATGTCGACCTCGACGGCTTGGACATAGAATCGATCGACGACACCAGGCAGGAGTCCATCGCCGGCCAGGACACCGACGACGCGCCCGTGGTGCGCTTCGTCAACAAGATGCTGCTGGACGCGATCAAGGGCGGCTCTTCCGACCTGCACTTCGAACCCTATGAAAAGATCTACCGGGTGCGGGTGCGCACCGACGGCATATTGCGCGAAGTGGCCAGGCCGCCTATCCAGTTGGCCAACCGTATCGCCGCGCGCTTGAAAGTCATGGCCAGCCTGGATATTTCCGAACGGCGCAAACCCCAGGACGGGCGCCTGAAAATGCGCCTGTCGAAAACCAAGTCCATCGATTTCCGGGTCAACACCCTGCCCACGCTCTGGGGCGAAAAAGTGGTGATCCGGATCCTCGACCCGTCCAGCGCGCAAATGGGCATCGATGCCCTGGGCTACGAACCGGACCAGAAAGACCTGTACATGGCCGCCCTCAAGCAACCGCAAGGGCTGATCCTGGTGACAGGCCCGACCGGCTCGGGCAAGACCGTGTCGCTGTACACCGGGCTGAATATCCTCAACACCGTGGACATCAACATTTCCACTGCCGAAGACCCGGTGGAAATCAACATGGAAGGCATCAACCAGGTCAACGTGAATCCGCGCCAGGGGCTGGATTTCGCCCATGCCCTGCGCTCGTTCCTGCGCCAGGACCCGGACGTGATCATGGTCGGCGAAATCCGTGACCTGGAAACCGCCGAAATCGCCATCAAGGCCGCCCAGACCGGGCACCTGGTGCTCTCCACCCTGCACACCAACAGCGCCGCCGAAACCTTGATCCGCCTGCAGAACATGGGCATTCCGGGGTTCAACATCGCCACCGCCGTGCACCTGATCATTGCCCAGCGGTTGGCGCGCAAACTGTGCAGCCACTGCAAGACGGCCATCGAGATCCCCGAGGAAGCCTTGCTCAAGGAAGGTTTCCCTCGGGAACGCATCGGCACATTCACGATCTATGAGCCGGTCGGTTGCGAACAGTGCAACCACGGTTACAAAGGGCGCGTGGGGGTTTACGAAGTGGTCAAGAACACGCCCGAGCTGCAACGGTTGATCATGGCCGAGGGCAACTCGCTGGAAATCGATCTGCAAATGCGCAAGGACGGTTTCAATGACCTGCGCACGTCGGGGCTGCTAAAAGTGATGCAGGGCGTCACCAGCCTCGAAGAAATCAACCGGGTCACCAAGGATTGA
- a CDS encoding DUF1780 domain-containing protein, whose product MDDSDYLRLLTIAAEQANAFLSNARKWERERWVCQRLLQGLNVPYRADEFAPAGEPPDVLFRDANFEVFFVLDEGRRLNDEWRDELQRRRSAFSLSQLVRREAKPRRIPANEFLMRLAPTLRKKAHNYTERGMDLGDLDIIAFASLKREVLDLNSHFPPPTEYLRQGWRSLSLVGPTFARVLFAHPDAPDFLRSNLGRSIVFDVGISL is encoded by the coding sequence ATGGATGACTCCGATTACTTACGCCTGCTGACCATCGCGGCCGAGCAAGCCAACGCCTTTCTCTCCAATGCCCGCAAATGGGAGCGTGAGCGTTGGGTCTGCCAGCGTCTGCTGCAAGGGCTGAACGTGCCTTATCGCGCCGACGAGTTCGCGCCGGCCGGGGAGCCGCCGGACGTATTGTTTCGCGATGCCAATTTCGAGGTGTTTTTCGTGCTCGACGAGGGGCGTCGCCTCAATGACGAATGGCGCGATGAACTGCAACGCCGTCGCAGCGCCTTTTCCTTGAGCCAACTGGTGCGTCGCGAGGCCAAGCCGCGGCGGATCCCGGCCAATGAGTTCCTGATGCGGCTGGCCCCGACCCTGCGCAAGAAAGCTCACAACTACACCGAGCGCGGCATGGACCTGGGTGACCTGGACATCATCGCCTTCGCCAGCCTCAAGCGCGAAGTGCTGGACCTCAACAGTCACTTCCCACCGCCGACCGAGTACCTGCGCCAGGGCTGGCGCTCGCTGTCGCTGGTGGGGCCGACGTTTGCCCGAGTGCTGTTCGCCCACCCCGACGCGCCGGACTTCCTGCGAAGCAACCTGGGCCGCAGCATTGTGTTCGATGTCGGGATCAGCCTGTGA